Proteins from a genomic interval of Rhodothermus marinus:
- a CDS encoding DUF4359 domain-containing protein, producing the protein MRIGLVLLLTVAGVLYLYNPKPRAFEEYVRNRAAEHLQQELGSSAVGRAFADAGADLAAVLARKAARRDNYYLWSIYTVDPDGDDGEKDYWRFLGIGGQFFLIERPVR; encoded by the coding sequence ATGCGGATCGGACTGGTGTTGCTGCTGACGGTGGCCGGGGTGCTGTACCTGTACAACCCGAAGCCCCGGGCGTTTGAGGAATACGTGCGGAATCGGGCGGCCGAGCACCTGCAGCAGGAGCTGGGAAGCTCGGCCGTCGGCCGGGCCTTTGCCGACGCGGGCGCCGATCTGGCCGCCGTGCTGGCCCGAAAGGCTGCCCGACGCGACAACTACTACCTGTGGAGCATCTACACGGTCGATCCCGACGGCGACGACGGCGAAAAGGACTACTGGCGCTTTCTGGGGATCGGCGGCCAGTTCTTCCTGATCGAGCGCCCTGTACGCTGA
- a CDS encoding DUF4159 domain-containing protein, producing the protein MTRTLLLLGFLLGLALPLRAQEDYTFRIAAVKYGGGGDWYQAVSPLPNLLRFVREHTNIDVAPQADVVELSSDRIFSYPFLFLTGHGNIVLTDDEARRLRRYLENGGFLYIDDDYGLDPYIRREMKKVFPEQEFVELPFSHPIYHIHFDFPNGLPKIHEHDGKPPQGFGLFHNGQLVVFYTYETNISDGWEAPSVHGDPPEKREAALRMGTNILVYALTRIKPPT; encoded by the coding sequence ATGACGCGCACGCTGTTGTTGCTGGGATTTCTGCTCGGTCTGGCGCTGCCCCTTCGGGCACAGGAGGACTATACGTTCCGCATTGCGGCCGTCAAGTACGGAGGCGGGGGCGACTGGTATCAGGCTGTCTCGCCGCTACCCAACCTGCTGCGCTTTGTGCGCGAGCACACGAACATCGACGTGGCCCCGCAGGCCGACGTGGTCGAACTGAGCAGTGATCGCATCTTCAGCTACCCCTTCCTGTTTCTGACCGGTCATGGCAACATCGTGCTCACCGACGACGAGGCCCGACGGCTCCGCCGCTATCTGGAAAACGGCGGCTTTCTTTACATCGACGACGACTACGGGCTCGATCCCTACATCCGGCGCGAGATGAAGAAAGTCTTTCCCGAGCAGGAATTTGTCGAGCTGCCCTTCAGCCATCCCATCTACCACATCCACTTTGATTTCCCCAACGGCCTGCCCAAGATTCACGAGCACGACGGCAAGCCGCCGCAGGGGTTCGGTCTGTTCCACAATGGACAACTGGTCGTCTTTTACACCTACGAAACGAACATCAGCGACGGCTGGGAGGCGCCCTCGGTGCACGGTGACCCCCCCGAAAAGCGTGAGGCGGCCCTGCGCATGGGCACGAACATCCTGGTCTATGCGCTGACGCGAATCAAACCACCAACCTGA
- a CDS encoding DUF1028 domain-containing protein: MMRKLSGLRALGVLLGGLALIFVPMHSAGDRTPLVATFSIVGYDPATGELGVAVQSKFPNVRPIVPWARAGVGAVATQSYAELDYALKGLELMANGATAEEALRIVLRQDEGRQLRQVGIVDAHGNAASWTGTECFPWAGGRVGQRTGEPAAATPGHVVTGYGYTAQGNILVSEETVVAMARAFEETEGPLAERLLAALKAGQEAGGDRRGQQSAALLVVREGAGYDGLDNYIDISVYDHPRPIDELIRLYELNKLYFTPGRPEDLIPVTPEIARELQQIWKDRGFYDGPINGVVDTTFQRILIDFMGWENYDMRIPAVEAVDLAAGDTLKIDRVMLEHIRKVYREGRWVPRRQ, translated from the coding sequence ATGATGCGAAAACTGAGCGGTCTGCGCGCCCTTGGGGTGTTGCTGGGCGGCCTTGCGTTGATTTTCGTACCGATGCATTCGGCCGGAGATCGGACGCCTCTGGTGGCCACATTTTCCATCGTCGGGTACGATCCGGCCACGGGCGAACTGGGCGTGGCCGTGCAGTCGAAGTTTCCCAACGTACGGCCGATCGTACCGTGGGCGCGGGCGGGCGTCGGGGCCGTGGCCACGCAGAGCTACGCAGAGCTGGATTATGCGCTGAAAGGACTTGAACTTATGGCGAACGGCGCCACGGCCGAGGAGGCATTGCGCATCGTGCTTCGCCAGGATGAAGGGCGCCAGCTCCGACAGGTGGGGATCGTGGACGCGCACGGAAACGCGGCCAGCTGGACGGGCACCGAGTGCTTCCCGTGGGCCGGCGGACGTGTCGGCCAGCGCACGGGCGAACCGGCCGCCGCCACGCCCGGCCACGTGGTGACGGGCTACGGCTACACGGCCCAGGGCAACATCCTGGTCTCGGAAGAGACGGTGGTGGCCATGGCGCGGGCTTTCGAGGAAACGGAAGGACCGCTGGCCGAGCGCCTGCTGGCCGCCCTCAAGGCCGGCCAGGAAGCCGGTGGCGATCGGCGCGGACAGCAGAGCGCCGCGCTGCTTGTCGTGCGCGAAGGGGCCGGCTACGACGGCCTCGACAACTACATCGACATCTCCGTCTACGACCACCCCCGGCCCATCGACGAACTGATCCGGCTCTACGAACTGAACAAGCTGTACTTTACGCCCGGGCGACCTGAGGACCTGATCCCCGTCACGCCGGAAATCGCCCGGGAGCTCCAGCAGATCTGGAAGGATCGGGGCTTCTACGACGGCCCTATCAACGGCGTGGTCGATACCACCTTCCAGCGCATTCTGATCGATTTCATGGGGTGGGAGAACTACGACATGCGCATTCCGGCCGTCGAAGCCGTGGACCTGGCGGCCGGCGACACGCTCAAGATCGACCGCGTCATGCTGGAGCACATCCGGAAGGTCTACCGCGAGGGCCGCTGGGTGCCCCGTCGCCAGTAG
- a CDS encoding LA_3696 family protein, with amino-acid sequence MAILTIPKVLREKLGDDGVEALITLLNEAAHHERNNLLGILEERFERRVTEEGKRLDNRITEETAKLDHRITEEIAKLDSRITEETSRLKLLIAETEKRLDQRITEEVAKLQQQIAAVDNRITSEMAKMGERIAGVRADLIRWMFIFWVGQIGTLIALLFAFLR; translated from the coding sequence ATGGCGATTCTGACCATACCGAAAGTTCTGCGCGAAAAACTCGGCGACGACGGCGTCGAGGCGCTCATCACGCTTTTGAACGAAGCGGCCCATCACGAACGCAACAACCTGCTGGGCATTCTGGAAGAACGTTTTGAACGGCGGGTGACCGAGGAAGGCAAACGGCTGGACAATCGGATCACAGAGGAGACAGCGAAGCTGGATCACCGGATTACGGAAGAAATTGCAAAGCTGGATAGCCGGATCACGGAGGAGACGTCTCGGCTGAAGTTGTTAATTGCCGAGACGGAAAAACGGCTGGATCAACGCATCACCGAAGAAGTAGCCAAACTCCAGCAGCAGATCGCGGCCGTAGACAACCGTATCACCTCAGAAATGGCAAAGATGGGAGAACGCATTGCGGGCGTCCGGGCGGACCTGATCCGGTGGATGTTCATCTTCTGGGTCGGTCAGATCGGCACCCTCATCGCCCTTCTGTTCGCCTTTCTCAGGTAA
- a CDS encoding L-lactate dehydrogenase: MLQRRVVGLVGTGHVGVAAAYALFIKGLASELILIDKDTRRAEGEAMDLMHGQSLVGSMTVRAGTYADLKEAQIVIISAGVAQRPGESRLALLNRNAEVFREIIGELDRHAPNAILIVATNPVDILTYVAQELSRRPAEHIIGTGTLLDTARFRALLGQYYGVDPRSVHAYILGEHGDSEVAIWSQVAIGGQRILDRTVLGRPFDRERMQQIFEEARRAAYAIIERKGYTNTAIGVVIARLVEAILDDEKSVLPVSVRLNGEYGIRDVCLSIPCVIGLQGIEGRVLPELAPDELEGLRRSAEILQQSLRALSL, encoded by the coding sequence ATGCTGCAGCGTCGCGTTGTCGGCCTTGTCGGTACCGGTCACGTCGGGGTGGCCGCTGCCTATGCGCTGTTCATCAAAGGACTGGCCAGCGAGTTGATCCTGATCGACAAAGACACCCGCCGCGCCGAGGGCGAGGCAATGGACCTGATGCACGGCCAGTCGCTCGTGGGAAGCATGACCGTACGGGCGGGCACCTATGCCGATCTGAAAGAAGCCCAGATCGTGATCATCAGTGCAGGGGTGGCGCAGCGCCCCGGCGAAAGTCGCCTGGCCCTGCTCAACCGCAACGCCGAGGTCTTCCGCGAAATCATCGGCGAGCTGGACCGCCACGCGCCAAATGCCATTCTGATCGTGGCCACCAACCCGGTGGACATCCTCACCTACGTGGCCCAGGAACTCAGCCGGCGCCCCGCCGAGCACATCATCGGGACGGGCACGCTGCTCGATACGGCCCGCTTCCGGGCGCTGCTGGGCCAGTACTACGGCGTCGATCCGCGCTCGGTCCATGCCTACATTCTGGGCGAGCACGGCGACTCGGAGGTGGCCATCTGGAGCCAGGTGGCTATCGGCGGCCAGCGCATTCTGGATCGCACCGTGCTGGGACGCCCCTTCGATCGGGAGCGCATGCAGCAGATCTTCGAGGAGGCCCGCCGCGCGGCCTACGCCATCATCGAGCGTAAGGGGTACACGAACACGGCCATCGGCGTGGTCATCGCTCGCCTGGTCGAGGCGATCCTGGACGACGAAAAAAGCGTGCTGCCCGTGAGCGTGCGTCTGAACGGCGAGTACGGCATTCGGGACGTGTGCCTGAGCATTCCCTGCGTGATCGGCCTGCAGGGCATCGAAGGCCGGGTGCTCCCCGAGCTGGCTCCGGACGAACTGGAAGGCCTGCGCCGCTCGGCCGAAATCCTCCAGCAGTCGCTGCGTGCGCTTTCGCTGTAG
- a CDS encoding SGNH/GDSL hydrolase family protein — MNRNRWHMTLRPLRWGLLGLLLLALGCHDEGLLPPEPTGGALFARYVAIGNSITAGYQSGGINATLQQQAYPVLLAKAMGTPFNLPLLRDPGCPPPLVNILTGERLGGLPGDFCAYRQVPPPRIINNVAVPGAKVIDVLTNLGEGTSANTLTLLLLGGRTQLEAAAEARPTFVSVWIGNNDVLGAAIAGNPALITPVNTFQQRYTQMLNELQAMGVQGGLLIGVANVTVIPHLSPGIAYAQAEQAGAFPPTFDVADNCATTGATALVPFSYAFGELLAAAMQGQAVTLDCVNDPRMLSPEETATIVQTVEQYNNFIRQQADQLGWAYLDPNVKLLELKNQGQIPIFPNVNSSEPFGPYFSLDGVHPSSAAHRLVAQEAAAAINAVYGTNLQVQ, encoded by the coding sequence ATGAATCGCAACCGCTGGCATATGACGCTTCGACCGCTGCGCTGGGGGCTGCTCGGCCTGCTGCTGCTCGCCCTCGGCTGTCATGACGAAGGGCTGCTGCCCCCCGAACCCACCGGTGGCGCGCTGTTCGCCCGCTATGTGGCCATCGGCAACAGCATCACGGCCGGCTACCAGTCCGGCGGCATCAACGCCACGCTCCAGCAGCAGGCCTATCCTGTATTGCTGGCAAAGGCGATGGGCACGCCCTTCAACCTGCCGCTGCTCCGGGATCCGGGCTGCCCGCCCCCGCTGGTCAACATCCTGACGGGCGAGCGTCTGGGCGGCCTGCCCGGTGACTTCTGCGCCTACCGACAGGTGCCACCGCCGCGCATCATCAACAACGTGGCCGTGCCCGGGGCCAAGGTGATCGACGTGCTGACCAACCTGGGCGAGGGGACTTCAGCCAACACACTGACCCTGCTTCTGCTGGGCGGCCGCACCCAGCTCGAGGCTGCCGCCGAGGCGCGCCCGACCTTCGTTTCGGTCTGGATCGGCAACAACGACGTACTCGGTGCGGCTATTGCCGGTAACCCGGCGCTTATCACGCCGGTCAACACCTTCCAGCAGCGCTACACGCAGATGCTGAACGAGCTCCAGGCGATGGGCGTGCAGGGCGGCCTGCTCATCGGCGTGGCGAACGTGACGGTCATTCCGCACCTCTCGCCGGGCATCGCCTACGCGCAGGCCGAGCAGGCCGGCGCCTTTCCGCCTACGTTCGACGTGGCCGACAACTGCGCCACCACGGGGGCGACAGCCCTGGTGCCCTTCTCGTACGCCTTCGGCGAACTGCTGGCCGCTGCCATGCAGGGCCAGGCCGTTACGCTCGACTGTGTGAACGACCCGCGAATGCTCTCGCCCGAAGAGACGGCCACCATCGTCCAGACCGTTGAGCAGTACAACAACTTTATCAGACAGCAGGCCGACCAGCTGGGCTGGGCCTACCTGGATCCGAACGTCAAACTGCTCGAACTCAAAAACCAGGGGCAGATTCCGATCTTTCCGAACGTGAACAGCAGCGAGCCGTTCGGTCCCTACTTCAGCCTGGACGGCGTGCACCCGAGCTCAGCCGCCCACCGGCTGGTGGCGCAGGAGGCTGCCGCAGCCATCAACGCCGTCTACGGCACCAATCTGCAGGTGCAGTAA
- a CDS encoding OmpP1/FadL family transporter — MRIATGAVLPRLRKRFLVGLCSLLLSLPALGQGFSLNPPGTCTLGRGGTGVAQPCTDGSAVALNPAGLALVNRLAVASGATLYLSHGSFTDDYTEQETRLEEHPVLVPHLFAAVQAAPGLSVGFGAYMPYGMELRWPRTFEGSFVSYRTRVQTTYLQPTLAYRFSDRVMVGAGPVLAVSTVALWQQLDLSQQEALPGVPFAALGIPVGTSFANVKMESDEAYGLGGHVGMLLQVTEQFRIGLRYLSAIKLNYTGTIRFSPLSTGIIIPATVELSGQTIPAGTPLDVVLASLGLFGPQGPLADLDAETELTMPAQFAAGFSWQATPDLTLLFDYQWTGWGEFERLVIEPEGSDPIVRIQDYRNTHTLRTGLLFQASSILEVRLGYTHAQGAAPSKTVTPLLPDANRNLVTLGTGWRLGRGVMLDLAYQYVRQDDRRGRVVDPAPGTEPTPALNSGLYQIRAHVASVTVSVSL; from the coding sequence ATGCGCATCGCAACAGGGGCTGTGCTTCCGCGTCTTCGGAAGCGTTTTCTCGTCGGACTCTGCAGTCTGCTGCTGAGCCTGCCCGCGCTGGGACAGGGCTTTTCGCTGAATCCGCCGGGCACCTGCACGCTCGGGCGCGGCGGCACCGGCGTGGCTCAGCCATGTACGGACGGCTCGGCCGTGGCGCTCAATCCGGCCGGGCTGGCGCTGGTCAACCGGCTGGCCGTGGCCTCCGGTGCCACGCTCTATCTGAGCCACGGCAGCTTCACGGACGACTACACCGAGCAAGAAACGCGCCTGGAAGAGCACCCGGTGCTGGTGCCACACCTGTTTGCGGCCGTGCAGGCCGCGCCGGGTCTGTCCGTGGGCTTCGGCGCCTACATGCCCTACGGAATGGAACTCCGGTGGCCGCGCACCTTCGAAGGGAGCTTCGTCAGCTACCGGACGCGCGTGCAGACCACCTACCTGCAGCCCACGCTGGCCTACCGGTTCTCCGACCGGGTCATGGTAGGCGCCGGACCGGTGCTGGCCGTCAGTACCGTCGCGCTCTGGCAACAACTCGATCTGTCTCAGCAGGAAGCGTTGCCCGGCGTGCCCTTCGCCGCGCTGGGCATTCCGGTCGGGACCTCGTTCGCCAACGTGAAGATGGAAAGCGACGAGGCATACGGCCTCGGCGGACACGTCGGAATGCTCCTTCAGGTGACCGAGCAGTTCCGGATCGGGCTCCGCTATCTGAGCGCCATCAAGCTGAACTACACGGGCACGATCCGCTTCAGCCCGCTTTCGACCGGGATCATCATTCCGGCGACGGTCGAGCTGAGCGGCCAGACGATCCCGGCCGGTACGCCGCTCGACGTGGTGCTGGCCAGCCTGGGCCTTTTTGGACCGCAGGGCCCGCTGGCCGACCTTGACGCGGAAACCGAACTCACCATGCCGGCCCAGTTCGCCGCCGGCTTCAGCTGGCAGGCCACGCCGGACCTGACGCTCCTGTTCGACTACCAGTGGACGGGCTGGGGCGAATTCGAACGCCTTGTGATTGAACCGGAAGGAAGCGATCCGATCGTACGGATCCAGGACTACCGGAACACCCACACGCTCCGGACCGGCCTGCTCTTTCAGGCCAGTTCGATCCTGGAGGTGCGTCTGGGCTACACCCATGCTCAGGGCGCCGCGCCGTCGAAGACGGTCACGCCGCTGCTGCCCGATGCCAACCGCAACCTGGTCACGCTGGGCACGGGCTGGCGACTGGGTCGCGGCGTGATGCTGGACCTGGCCTACCAGTACGTCCGGCAGGACGACCGGCGCGGCCGCGTCGTCGATCCCGCGCCGGGCACCGAGCCCACACCGGCGCTCAACAGCGGTCTCTACCAGATTCGCGCCCATGTGGCTTCGGTGACCGTCAGCGTTTCGCTTTAA
- a CDS encoding D-alanine--D-alanine ligase family protein: MRIGIVYDLFDDYPWEVGEPPDADAENEPPETVDVLAAAIRKLGHRPVRIGTAYDLLVELPDLRIDCGISIAEGARGRNREAYAPMLFEMAGIPYIGSDPLTLSLSLDKAWTKDLVAAAGVPTPPYRTYAGPEAIDPHDLPGPFPLFVKPRYEGSSKGITAASKVHSLEALREQVARLTATYRQEVIVEPFIEGSEFTVAVIGNNPPEPLPVLQRAVEATTGIGLHALEHRGMKPAAALEAAPYVPLTDELERCLQQLAVRVYEKLQCRDFARLDFRVDREGKPWFLEINPLPTFAPDGTFAILAELMQRPYVDFLAEILQRGLRRLGLA; this comes from the coding sequence ATGCGGATCGGTATCGTCTACGATCTGTTCGACGACTATCCCTGGGAGGTCGGCGAGCCGCCAGACGCCGACGCCGAAAACGAGCCGCCGGAGACGGTCGATGTGCTGGCGGCGGCCATCCGCAAACTGGGACACAGGCCCGTCCGGATCGGTACGGCTTACGATCTGCTGGTCGAACTACCGGATCTGCGGATCGACTGTGGCATCAGCATCGCCGAAGGGGCCCGTGGCCGCAACCGCGAAGCCTACGCGCCCATGCTGTTCGAAATGGCCGGGATCCCCTACATCGGCTCCGATCCGCTGACGCTCTCGCTCAGCCTCGACAAGGCCTGGACCAAAGATCTGGTCGCGGCCGCCGGGGTGCCCACGCCGCCGTACCGGACCTATGCCGGCCCCGAGGCCATCGATCCGCACGATCTGCCCGGGCCGTTTCCGTTGTTCGTGAAACCCCGGTACGAAGGCTCCTCGAAGGGGATCACGGCCGCCTCCAAGGTGCATTCGCTGGAGGCGCTGCGCGAGCAGGTGGCCCGGCTGACGGCGACCTACCGCCAGGAGGTGATTGTGGAGCCGTTCATCGAAGGGAGCGAGTTTACCGTGGCCGTCATCGGCAACAATCCGCCCGAACCGCTGCCGGTGCTGCAGCGGGCGGTGGAGGCCACCACGGGCATCGGGCTGCACGCGCTGGAGCATCGCGGCATGAAGCCGGCGGCCGCGCTCGAAGCGGCGCCCTACGTGCCGTTGACCGACGAGCTGGAGCGCTGCCTGCAACAACTGGCCGTGCGCGTCTACGAAAAGCTCCAGTGCCGCGACTTTGCCCGACTGGACTTCCGCGTCGATCGCGAGGGCAAACCGTGGTTTCTGGAGATCAATCCGCTCCCGACGTTTGCGCCCGACGGAACGTTTGCCATCCTTGCGGAATTGATGCAGCGGCCCTACGTGGACTTTCTGGCCGAGATCCTGCAACGCGGGCTCCGGCGTCTGGGCCTGGCCTGA
- a CDS encoding KamA family radical SAM protein → MACPPFDSSHPEWRDWRWQMRHRIHTAEELSRWIHLTDEERRAIEATRGVFRWNITPYYASLMDPEDPNCPVRRQVVPRLEELAPDLIGVMDPLEEVAHSPVKNLIHNYRDRVAFCVTSECAIYCRYCLRKRMVGDATFMMRKAELQAAIDYIAAHPEIRDVLLTGGDPLTLSETHLAWILDRLRAIPHVEIIRIGTRMPVKLPYRITPELCRLLERYHPLWINTHFNHPKELTPDAAEAIDRLLRAGIPVGNQTVLLRGINDDVATMKALCEGLVRMRVRPYYLYQAQLIGGTAHFRTPIEKGMAIMRALQGRTTGFAIPKYVLDTPYGKVPLDGSYVRGRAGDYVIVETPRGVLWAEPNPIPPNEALPFRLPEIPWPDAVDTIDVEQPLHTGAH, encoded by the coding sequence ATGGCCTGTCCTCCTTTTGATTCCTCCCACCCCGAGTGGCGCGACTGGCGGTGGCAGATGCGCCATCGCATCCATACGGCCGAGGAACTGTCCCGTTGGATCCATCTCACCGACGAAGAGCGCCGGGCGATCGAAGCCACACGCGGCGTCTTTCGCTGGAACATCACGCCTTACTATGCCAGCCTGATGGATCCGGAGGATCCGAACTGTCCCGTCCGGCGCCAGGTGGTGCCCCGCCTGGAGGAGCTGGCGCCGGACCTGATCGGCGTGATGGATCCGCTCGAAGAGGTGGCCCACTCGCCCGTCAAGAACCTGATCCACAACTACCGGGACCGGGTGGCCTTCTGCGTCACCAGCGAATGCGCCATCTACTGCCGCTACTGCCTGCGCAAGCGCATGGTGGGCGATGCCACCTTCATGATGCGGAAGGCGGAGCTGCAGGCGGCCATCGACTACATTGCGGCGCATCCGGAAATCCGGGACGTGTTGCTGACGGGGGGCGATCCGCTGACGCTGAGCGAGACGCACCTGGCCTGGATTCTGGATCGGCTCCGGGCGATTCCCCACGTCGAGATCATCCGCATCGGCACCCGGATGCCGGTCAAGCTGCCCTATCGGATTACGCCCGAGCTGTGTCGCCTGCTGGAACGCTATCATCCGCTGTGGATCAACACGCATTTCAACCATCCGAAAGAACTGACGCCCGATGCCGCCGAGGCGATCGATCGCCTGCTACGCGCCGGGATTCCGGTGGGCAATCAGACCGTGCTGCTGCGCGGGATCAACGACGACGTCGCCACGATGAAGGCGCTCTGCGAGGGGCTGGTCCGCATGCGGGTGCGGCCTTACTACCTCTACCAGGCGCAGCTCATCGGCGGCACCGCCCACTTCCGCACGCCCATCGAAAAGGGCATGGCCATCATGCGGGCGCTGCAGGGACGCACGACGGGCTTTGCCATCCCGAAGTACGTGCTCGACACCCCTTACGGCAAGGTGCCGCTCGACGGTTCGTACGTGCGCGGACGGGCCGGCGACTACGTAATCGTCGAAACGCCGCGCGGGGTGCTCTGGGCCGAACCCAACCCGATTCCGCCGAACGAAGCGCTGCCGTTTCGTCTGCCCGAAATCCCCTGGCCGGATGCAGTCGATACGATCGACGTGGAGCAGCCGCTGCATACCGGGGCACATTGA
- a CDS encoding TrkH family potassium uptake protein, translating into MFGLKWSARHSSALLAKHPPRESFWRRLSPPQLFVGSFLLLILLGTLGLKTLPGLYTGAPLSWLDALFTATSAVCVTGLIVVDTATYFTVWGQAFILLLIQLGGLGIITFTTVLIVALGRRLSLRQQALAASAVEAAPHVDYRQLARDVVRFTFLIEAAGALLLYLGFLPELGWRGAFWPAVFHAISAFCNAGFSTFSDSLVGFRTNPVVLVVVMVLIVVGGVGFLTLEELYLWRRSIREWRRFRLSLHSRLVLTTTALLLGVGWVFFVFFEWKATLAALPLPAKLLNGLFMSVTARTAGFNTIDYGAATEQTSFLTILLMFVGGSPGSTAGGIKTTTIALLVLLAISRLRGQEIPSCWSRSVPHEVVQRAVGLFVVAVAVLMLGSFVLTATEIEHGVTAPGGFLKYLFEAYSAFGTVGLSMGVTPSLSTAGRWIIILLMFIGRVGPLTFAAALTIRRHRTPQFRYAYEDVVVG; encoded by the coding sequence ATGTTCGGTCTGAAGTGGTCGGCCCGGCATTCGTCCGCCCTGCTGGCGAAACACCCCCCGCGTGAAAGCTTCTGGCGTCGCCTTTCGCCTCCGCAGTTGTTCGTCGGATCGTTTCTGCTGCTGATCCTGCTGGGCACGCTGGGTCTCAAAACGCTGCCTGGCCTCTATACCGGTGCGCCACTTTCGTGGCTGGATGCCCTGTTCACGGCTACCAGTGCTGTCTGCGTGACGGGGCTGATCGTGGTCGATACGGCCACGTACTTCACGGTCTGGGGCCAGGCCTTCATCCTGCTGCTTATTCAGCTCGGCGGGCTGGGCATCATCACGTTCACTACGGTGCTCATCGTGGCGCTGGGGCGGCGGCTGTCGCTGCGCCAGCAGGCGCTGGCCGCCAGTGCCGTCGAGGCCGCGCCGCACGTCGATTACCGGCAACTGGCCCGCGACGTGGTGCGCTTCACGTTTCTGATCGAAGCAGCGGGTGCGCTGCTGCTCTACCTGGGTTTCCTGCCCGAGCTGGGCTGGCGTGGCGCCTTCTGGCCGGCGGTTTTTCATGCGATCAGCGCGTTCTGCAACGCGGGCTTTTCGACGTTTTCCGATTCGCTCGTCGGCTTTCGTACGAATCCCGTCGTGCTGGTGGTCGTCATGGTGCTGATCGTGGTCGGGGGGGTGGGCTTTCTGACGCTCGAAGAGCTGTACCTGTGGCGGCGGTCGATCCGGGAGTGGCGGCGCTTCCGGCTGTCGCTGCACTCGCGCCTTGTGCTGACCACGACGGCCCTGCTGCTCGGCGTGGGGTGGGTGTTTTTCGTGTTCTTCGAGTGGAAGGCCACGCTGGCCGCGTTGCCCCTGCCGGCGAAACTGCTCAACGGTCTGTTCATGAGCGTGACGGCACGCACGGCCGGCTTCAACACGATCGACTATGGCGCGGCCACCGAGCAGACCAGTTTTCTGACCATTCTGCTGATGTTCGTAGGGGGCTCGCCGGGTTCGACGGCCGGTGGCATCAAGACGACCACGATTGCGCTGCTCGTGCTGCTGGCCATCTCCAGACTTCGGGGACAGGAGATCCCGAGCTGCTGGAGCCGCTCGGTGCCGCACGAGGTCGTGCAGCGGGCGGTCGGGCTGTTCGTGGTGGCCGTGGCCGTGCTCATGCTGGGCAGCTTCGTGCTGACGGCCACCGAGATCGAACACGGCGTGACGGCGCCGGGTGGCTTTCTGAAATACCTGTTCGAAGCCTACAGCGCCTTCGGAACGGTGGGGCTTTCCATGGGCGTGACGCCGTCGCTTTCGACGGCCGGGCGCTGGATCATCATCCTGCTGATGTTCATCGGGCGGGTGGGACCGCTGACGTTCGCCGCGGCGTTGACGATCCGGCGGCACCGCACGCCTCAGTTTCGGTACGCTTACGAAGACGTGGTGGTCGGATGA
- a CDS encoding potassium channel family protein, whose protein sequence is MKRFVVIGLGNFGASVAEALYAEGNEVLAIDLDERAVDRIAPHVTRAVVCDGRDLETLERLGVREVDVGIISTGDDITASVLSTLVLRDLGVGEIYVKVISRDHARVMNRLGVTETIFPERESALNLASRLSGRALLNYFRIGTGFGIQEMAVPDEWEGKTLRQLELRQRYGLSVVAVRDVLSDQIHIPPDPDVPLRDTDTLFVAGKEEDLERVARLK, encoded by the coding sequence ATGAAACGCTTTGTCGTCATCGGACTCGGCAACTTCGGCGCCAGTGTGGCCGAGGCGCTCTACGCCGAGGGAAACGAGGTGCTGGCCATCGATCTGGACGAGCGGGCGGTCGATCGCATCGCCCCGCATGTGACGCGGGCGGTGGTCTGCGACGGCCGCGATCTGGAGACGCTCGAGCGGCTGGGCGTTCGTGAAGTGGACGTGGGCATTATCTCGACGGGCGACGACATCACGGCCAGCGTGCTCTCGACGCTCGTGCTGCGCGATCTGGGCGTCGGGGAGATCTACGTGAAGGTGATCTCGCGTGACCACGCCCGCGTGATGAACCGTCTGGGCGTGACCGAGACGATCTTTCCGGAGCGCGAGTCGGCGCTGAACCTGGCCAGCCGCCTTTCCGGCCGGGCACTGCTCAACTACTTCCGTATCGGAACGGGCTTCGGCATTCAGGAGATGGCTGTGCCCGACGAATGGGAGGGCAAGACGCTGCGCCAGCTCGAACTGCGCCAGCGCTACGGGTTGTCGGTCGTGGCCGTGCGCGATGTGCTCAGCGATCAGATTCACATTCCACCGGATCCCGACGTGCCGCTGCGCGACACCGACACGCTCTTCGTGGCCGGCAAGGAAGAAGACCTGGAGCGGGTGGCCCGCCTGAAATGA